GGCTCGTGCTGGTTGATGGTGACACGTTCGAGTACTCCAATGCCAGCCGGATGCTCTTCTCCACCTTCGGCAATAAAGCCACGGTGCTGCGCAACGAATTGCTCCCCCGATTCTCTGATTCCACCCTTTCCATTCTGGCGGTTGAGGAATACGCCACCTTGGACAACGTCGCCCGGATTGTCCAGCCTGGCGACATCTGCCTGCTGTGTGTGGACAATCATGCCACCCGCAAGCTCCTGCACGATCATTGCTCGCAGCTCGCTGAAGTATGCCTCATCTCTGGCGGCAACGATGGCGTCGGCAAAGATTCGAGCGGGGCGGTCCGCCGCGGCACCTACGGCAATGTCCAGATTCACGTTCGGCGCAGGGGCAAGAATCTAACCTCCTCACTTATAGAAAATCATCCGGAAATTGCCAGCCCTGCCGACAGCCTGCCGAGCGACCGTAGCTGCACCGAACTGGTCACCTCAACCCCCCAAATCCTCTTCGCAAAC
This genomic window from Candidatus Paceibacterota bacterium contains:
- a CDS encoding ThiF family adenylyltransferase — protein: MNNHCLRNRILCPRLPSHRAVKLIGLGGVGSIVARYGAVFLASLDQEARLVLVDGDTFEYSNASRMLFSTFGNKATVLRNELLPRFSDSTLSILAVEEYATLDNVARIVQPGDICLLCVDNHATRKLLHDHCSQLAEVCLISGGNDGVGKDSSGAVRRGTYGNVQIHVRRRGKNLTSSLIENHPEIASPADSLPSDRSCTELVTSTPQILFANLAVASAMLNTLFLHLSGALHYGELSFDIADGLMRPVMPVYQPRKPAPPVARTRSRGTLVRRIRTSRS